Within Xiphophorus hellerii strain 12219 chromosome 10, Xiphophorus_hellerii-4.1, whole genome shotgun sequence, the genomic segment CTCTTTCGTCGGATAGCGAGTGGTTCTTACTTTGTAGACATCGTACATCTTAATGATGCCATCAAACAGGCTGTAGAGCTCGTTGAGGAAAGTCACCACCTCCATTGCCGAGCTGGAGGAACACATGGAGGTAAAGCCCACAATATCTGAGAAGAAGATGGTCACCATATCGTAGCTTTGTGGCTCCACTGACTTCCCTGCCATCAGCTGGTCTGCAATGTATCTAAAGGCAAAGAGACATGGTAAGGCTAAGAGTCCTGattagaaaaaaagttaatataaaAGGATtagatgtgtgtgtatgtgataCTTTGGTAACATGCTGGAGAGGAGCTTGTCTGCTCTGGCTTTCTCTGCTGTTAGTTGGTTGGTCCGCTCCTCCACTACTTCCTCAAGGTGATTTGCATATTTCTCCAACTTGTCCACCATGTTATCGAGGATattcacatgactacaaaagATAAAATGATGATGACCTGCTTTCTAACATAAGGTAATTCTTATGTTAATGTGGCTCTTGCCTATATTTAGACATGAAGATGCTAAAAGTTTAAATGCATCTCTAGCATTTTGAAGGGTTTGCATCAAAACTGACTGGTATTTAGTACTTTAATAACTTAAAGTAATTCAATCAGAAATCTAACTCCAGAGTATGATGCTGCTATGTATTCTTTATGAATGGTGTCCAAATGGTGTGCATTCTTTTACAATGTTTAGGAGGTTTTAGTCAGAtaatgatgttttctttttccttcaagTTCTGTATTTACATATGGTTGATTTGAATCCTTATGATGGCAAACagattttcaactttaaaaCCTATTTTACTATTTATCCTGAAAAGGGATAAACACTATTTATCCTGGAAACGGATAAAGAATAGAACAGATACTGAAAGGGGTCATACTTGTGCAACCACGTTAAAGCaccttttaaaaatttttcaaatattttttccttatagagatttgtttatttccaAATTGAATTATACAGCCAACATGTCAccataaatgtcaaaaaagttctgaaattacttttttacatGACAAACACCTGCTATTTAATCAGGGATGTGTAGACTTTCTATATTCTCTGTTTGTATCAGTTATTATCAAAACTGTACTATGGattgtgctgaaaaacaaaatgtggcaACATACCTCTCCGGACTTATGTCCTTCAGTCTCCTGCGTATAGACCCAAAAGGTGGCCGGTGGTCAGGGTTTTCGCTCCAACAGACTTTGAGCAAGGCATTGACCTTCTCATCACACAGCTGCTCGCATAGCACTGGTCTGAGAGGTTCCCCTTGGAAAGGCGTCCGCAACTGCATTATAATTTCTTGGAACATACAAATTTACAACGcgtttatttaaagaaataataacaaaaaaaaaacaagaataattcactttttttgtagtttcagATTACCTTTCAATATCCTACAAAATACAAGTTTATTATCTCAGTAATTTCTAAATAAGGTGCAAAATTTGATGATAAAAGTGGGCTCGCTGAAGGACAAACAGGTGAATAAAATTACACCATAACATAAGCTCAGAAAAGTGGATTTTTCATAATGCCCCACCTTTGAGTTGCTTTTCCACAACAGGACGATTTCccagtaaaatgtttaatttacttGGGCCATCATCATTACCTTGGCTTTCCACTTCATTTACAAGTGCAAAGGGTTACAAGGATAAACATTTTCCCCAATAAAGTTCCTGTTGTTTATTTACCAGAAACGTTTAGACAGAGACAGGACGAATGGTAAACGTGTCAaattagttgattttttttttgactcatttttttggcttttatttattagatgtctttaaatatttgaaacattttgtaatttggATGTTTTATAACTGATTTCACAGTGTCATTGtgacatgtgaaaaaaaaggtTCTCTAAAAGCATCTCTCCCATTAACTGAGCAAGTCAAAGGGACACTGTAGACacagttacatttaaaatggtGGCAACTCCTTAACAGTAGAAACCCTCACCAAATGACAATCAgtgtaaataaaagttaatggaaaaaaatgttaaagatcTAATagtcaaaatgtttcagaaggTTGCCTGTGTTTTCTGAAATATGGCCTATAAATTACAAGAGATTTACCtgtaagcttaaaaaaaacagccttcTTTGGCATGGGAAAGTGCCTTGTAATTTTGCACCTGTTTGTTTCAGCATGTCAGTCGTCTGTTCTTAGAAGTAACTTGTGTGTTGTAAGAAAGTACCATCTAGGTTTCAAAACAGAACTcttattttattgtgtaaacaaagtttatttctagaaaagttatctattaaatcttaaaataaatctgtaagtTTTGAAAAGAAGGCTGTAAACCCTAAAATGTTACCTGTATCTTCTAAATGGCACTCTGTTTATTATGAAATTTGTGGGGAAGTAACTACTACGTTCTGTGAAAATTCAGTTCTAATAAAGTACccagtaaaacatttaagttctTCAAAATACTCAGTTGATTCCGAGTCAACTGAATCAACTGAGTATTGATTCAGTTGACTCAATACTCAGTTGATTCAATATTGAGTCTGAACCAGTTACTTCATACAGTAACTAGTTAGCTGTGCAAAGTAATCTCTAAGTTGTAAAAAGAAGCTGCAAGTTCTGTTATGTATTGCTAtgtattgtatatttttaatgtttgatgcTTAATGTGTCAGCTATATTgcgcaaaaaaacaaaacaaaaaaaccaaaaagaaactAACCTTTTGGGTCCAGGTTAATGTCTTGGTATGGACCTCCTTTAGAGTTATACATGAGCTCCCACATAATGATTGCAAAGCTGTAGACGTCTCCTTTGGGTGTCCCATTACATGGAAGTCCGATTTGTCTCAGGAGCTCCGGGGCTGTCCAGTACAGATCTGAGACAAACTCATATAACCTCAGGTAAAATATCATGCTCCTTCATCATAtcataaatttaatttcaggTCAGCTTTACCTTCATAATCAGGATTTTCCATTGGACCAAGCTTGTTTTTTCCTCCATATTTAAACTCCCATAATCCAAAACCAGAGAGCTTGATTTGTAGTCTGCTGTCCACCAGACATGTACTGGGCTTCAGATTTCCATGAGATTTAAGGGTGCTGTTGTGAATGAAGTCCATTCCCTGAATTACAAACACATTTCagtagtaaaaacaaaaatagaataaaataataatagccAAAGACAATATAACTGAataacaaaatagatttttttatgaaaaagatgTAAATACCGCTTGGTATTAGCAATATAATACAAAGGTTGCAGCACTTTAGAACCTTCAGTAATAAACATACTTACATTGACAATGTCATATGCAAACGAAAGCTTAAACATCCATTCCAAATCAACATCTGAAGACCCAAAAATATCCTttagaaacagaataaaattatgTTGGAGGATTTTCTTTATTGTGCTTCTAAGCTTAGTGTGACATGAAGAAATTGAGATTTTCTACTTACCTTGAGGCTGCCTTTCTTGCAGTACTGAATGACCAGACAGATGTTTGGTGGCTCAATGCACACGCCAAAGAACTGGACCaggttttcatgtttcatttccTTCATCTATCTTAAAATACTTAAGATGGTTAGGCACACAGCAGCTGTAATTTTGTAGTTTTctaacatatatatttttgaaagaagACAGATAGGTAAACTTAACTACTTTcctgtttgtaaatgtaaaattgtgACATATGTAAAGAATTGCTTACTACAAATTTCtcaatttattagtttatttcaaATCAATTCACCTATTTAGTCTCAATGCACAgaacaatatataaaaaaaaatccaaaagaacATGAGGAACTTTACCAGATTGAATTCTGCAATCACTGAAGGCTTCTGGAAATTACAGTTTATAGGGTTCTTGGTGTACTTGATGGCCACTTGATTTCCCTGTGTTAAAATGAAGAAGTTATATCAATACTGTAGAAAGACACATACTCCATTTTTGTGAGATTAAGTAATTTAGAAAAGTCTCTCATAAAATTTCTagtcattttgtttgtaaaagcaATTGCTAAGCCAGTTTGTTCAGGAATTACTCAACTTAAGTGGATGATTTTTGCTCATTGTAGTCAAATAATTATGTACTTTCCAATgcgcatttatttttctgacagaAGAAAGTTTCACCTGATAGAGGCCTATGGTTGTGTAGATGTGCTCTCTGCCAGTTTTGTCCCTCAGGTCATAACTGTGGCTGGAGAATGTGCTCTGACAGCTGCTGCTCCCGCTGTGACTACCTGTAGAGCTCTGAGATACACCCTGGTTTCCCTGGGGGAGATAATAACAGAAACTGGGCAAAAGTAGACAAGCAAACAAAATGGAAACTGAACAAGAATCAAGGAGACATTCCATCTTTTTTGATTCTTTAACTATTTGAGCGCTCGCACTGAGGGCTCCCTGATGATGGTGATGTCGCCGTAGTTGATTATCCACCAGTTGGAGTCATCCAGCCTCGTCTGGAGCTGAAACTTTTGAAGCATGAGGACCCCAATCCACAAAACTGCCACTACACCGATGAGGGGGAAGGTCACCAGGACAGCCAGCAGGGCAATTTCTGTGTCTCAGGAAAATGATCACAGTAAATAATGTGTACTGAAAAAATTTGGTGtacttatttattattcttttatacgTCACAGTTCTAAATTGCACTTTACCATTGGCCAGCCACTCGCAGAGCTCGTCATTAAAACCACATTCAGGGATGTCGGATGGTGGCTTTCCTTTTGGCCAAATAACAGACGCAAACATAGATGTCGGTCTGCATGAGATGAAATGATTCTATTACAGAGACTGAAATTATATTGATTATTCTCACTTCATAAATGTATCAACACCTTAGAGTTTTCACTTTTCATCATGTCACAACCCCTAGTgtcaatttgttttctttagattgtgtgttaataatttaaatttgtttattttacctGACACTTTTGGTTTGACTTTCAAAATTCAGGATGGGTACAAACATGTTGCCGCCTTCTACAAGCTGCAAGTCATAAATAGAATAGTCCATACATCTCTCCCCCTCTTCATCAAAGTGAACCAGTCCAGAGGCTCCTGCAAATTAAAAAGACATCCCACGGTATTTGTGTTAGATTATGTTACTACTACTTGTTCTGCTTTCTTTCCACAGATTGTGAGTATTTGCTCCCAAGAGTTGAAGAGTTTTGCGACCATTAAAATCCTATGAAAGGCTGCAGACATTCAGCAGACACTTATTACCACACGGGGAGGGGAAATCCACTAAAGGCTATTGCAAAAGAAGCTGGCTGAATAGTTGTGAAACGAAACCTTTGGTAAGACAGCGCAAGGAAATACTGGGTTTGTGATTGTGAGCAGAATTTATTGTTACCGTGAAATCGAATTTTATCTCTGATTTTCAGTTTCTCCAGAAGCTGTCGGCCGTCATGAGgatcttttccttcttttagaACTTCCTTCAGTCCTATCACATACAGAAGTACTGCATCATGGAGATAGGCTGAGTAGGGGCTAACCTGAGAttcattaaaaaggaaaaaaatgaaataaaatattgtcacatttgATTGGTCACATTGTCCTTTAGGATTTTTGCTAACTCGGTTTACAGCGTACCTCACTTTCAGATGTCAGGTTACTCCAAAAAGGATGTCCTTTCagtctttgaaaaacctgtctGAAGAAATCATAGTACTCATATCCTTCGTAGGACTTCTGACCAATAACAAATGTCATGTCAAAAGCTTTTATTCCATCCTGGTTTACTCTACTGCTCAGGGCAGTTTTCCACCAGTTATCCTGTTCAGGAGAAAACAGTAAGAAACAGAACATGAGTTGGACTGGGGATCtcatttacttttattaataCTACACCAATATTTATTAGTGCCATTAAAATACTTCATtactttggaaaaaatgtggACAACATGTTAAGTCTGAGCTGCTCtcactgagccaggttctgctggaggtttcttcctgttaaaggagaGCTCTCCTCTGAATTTATGCTACGGGCATGCTGGGTATGATGGATGTCTggagtgttaaaaaaaatgcctaACTACTGTAGCTACATGTtcttttctgaaagaaaaagtaaGATGGTGCAATCAGTTGGTtttccttagatagaaaacGTTTTACctattgaaataataaaacttaatttgAATCACTTGTGTGTCGTTGCTTTAAGAACTAATATGCATATAAACAAGATCAAAGAGAGCTTGTTTATGTGCGTCTATTTTTGGATATAAATTGGACTTTTGaattcatttgatttgttaGTTGTTACTGtacaaacaaactgaattaaatgtgAATAAGTGTGATATAGCATGTTTTGATGGAAAGTCTAATTTATTCAGATATGCAGTGTGTACTGTTTAAGTTGTGAACATAATCCTATCTCCTCCTACATTGGGTGAATAGATAAAATGCAGATAAAACACAATATTATTGTCTATCTGACTTCCATGATAAACTGAACTTAGAAATTCCTTCCACCGTTTCTCTTTTACCCGGTGATATTTTCAAACAAGGTCAGGGAAGTCTGCCTCTCTTTGCTATGCAACCTTCTCTGCTGTCTGTACGGTTGAATATATGGCCAActgttgatttgttttccttcactgACCTCAAAATGCTGCATCAAGAAGAACACGTAGTCACCATTCATCAGACCCTGGCGCTCAGCCTCCAGCAGCAGAGCCATGGAGTCCTCTCTGTTTGTTAGCACCACAATAACTAGAGAACAgattttgaacagttttattgTAAAGGAACAACAAGAAATGTAGAGctgtatttaaaagaaacaaaaaaataagggtaaaactaaaatgtaatcGACATGATGGTCAGACGTTTATATCCACTCATCACTGGTGTGATCATTTTAGATTAATTTGAATTTGTCATTTTCCATGGTGGATTAATTGTCCAACATACAGTATGTCCCAGGTGTTCATGTCAATGAATGTAGGAGCACAAGTTTGAATatgttgtctatttttttttctaactgaaaCACTGTAGCAATTATTCATGCAGGCTCAAGTATGTTAATACAACCAtgtttgtatttggacaaatgTCTCTAGCAGATATATATTAATGGTTGCCATAAACAAACTTCTGGAAGAGTTTTGGTTTTCGTCTTCCTATCAGAAATGGCAGAGTTGATTTAGGTGGTTGGTTTCCTGCCGGCTTTTAAGCATGGAGTCAGGTTTGCCATTAACTGGAAACTGCTGGAGGATGACTGTTCAGAGAGAAACTAGTTTCTAGACAATTGAGAGGGCTCATGGTGGCACATTTGGCAGCACTGtggccttgcagcaagaaggacctgggtttgaatcctggcctGGGATCCAAAGTACATCTTTCTGcatagagtttgcatgttctctaaATGCATGAATGGACTTTCTTCGGGTACTTTGGTTTCCTTCCACTGtccaaaaacataattaatagGTTGATTAAATTGCCTTTAGTGAAaagtgtgtgcatgcatggttgTATGCCCTGTGTGTCAGTTTAAGTTTGTGAAAATCCACATGCGTTTATGGTTGTGCATGTTGCAGTGAACACCTCCCTTACCTCTGGCGACTGTCGAGATGTACTTGATGTTCTGATAAAGGAGATCAGGATTACTGGTATCAAACTTCAGTTCTGCAGTCAATTTGAAATGCGTTCTGAGGGGATTCTCCACCGTTTTCCACAAAGTGTCCACTTTGTCCCAGGTGTTCGTCTTCAACCCCCCTCCAATCATCGCCACGTGACTCCACCCGAAGAACTCCAGGGTCTTCACCAGAACCTCTGAGGTCCGTTTCAAAGGAGGCATGATTTTTATATACGAATCATACATTTCACCGTCTTCCAGTTTGGAAGACTGGCCCACGTAGCCGAACATGGGGATGTGCCACGTTGATGCTATGAGACCGGTGACCTGAAACGTTCaaagtttaattaatttatcgCAGCAAGTCAAGAAATTATCCAATTAATATACAATTATGatgaattattttctatttttgtgctAAATCTTTCCTTAGGTTGAAGGATgtcaatcaaaataaaaattttatccAATTATTTCTTACATGACCTTTTTTGAAGTCCAGTATTAATGTTGTTGCATTTGATATATAACCTGACTGAGTAAACAGAGaagccattttttatttttattctcacttacagtatctctgttcctctctgTGTCCAAGCATTGGCTGGAAGATGATTTGcatttttcaattaatatttcttaatatttcatGGACAAAGCTGATCGGTACTTAACAGGAAAAAGGAATCCAACCtttttccttcattcattttcttacaccttTATCCCATTGGGGTccggaggggtgctggtgcctatctccagctgtcaacggGCAAGAGGTGGGGAacactctggacaggtcgccagtccaggAAAAAGTGATCCCACCGATAAATAGGATTCAGACAATTGAtcaattaaagatttttttttactatatggaTTTTTTTGGTCGTTTGAGGATAATGCAATTTATAATTGGTATTTTAGAGTGTTATTATGGATATTTTACATCTAaacatcctgtttttattgatgcAAATCACGTCACTAGATTTAGCGAGTTTTATATCCATTCAAAtgtataaaatagaaataataagaCATCATTATCATCCCTGTGCATTTTCCTTAACCCAATAAACACCTTagcatataaaaatatatttttagaaacatcTACCGGGGTTTGATTTTATAGGTAGcattagggggaaaaaaataaggtCACACCTGCAGAATGACCCAcatatagtttgtttttcttcctatCTAACTTAAAAAGAATgccttaaaaaatattaaagaaaatatctaaaaataagcTGAAATCAATAAACAGAAGCtttgtttttagattaatctgcaatctaaaaacagaatgcaaaacattgtttttgagacctaaatatgtttaaacaacttaaacatatttcatccacttttcagaaaatatttcacGCTACAAACCTAACATGAATTAATTCCTTGTCAACCTACAAAGAAAATGAGCGTAAATGTGATCCGAAACGTACCTCTGCTTCCTCAGGACACGCTGGACCAAACAGAGCCGTCACGTTTTCTCTCCACACTTGGTGGATGAATTCTCCCAGAGACTCTTTGGGATTGCAGTCGGTGTCCTTGTACACAAAATCCAGACTGTAGTTGCCCAGGAAGGAGGGGTTGTTGTTCACCTTCTCCACGGCTATCTGTATGGCCGAGCCCAGCCGGAGAGCACTGAAGGGGAAGGACACGTTCCAGGGAGCCTGGAAGGCAATGAGCAGCTTGTGATTTGGAGTACCATTGCCGCTGCTGTTATGGATGATCATGGCGGCAGCGGTTGTACAAAGTGTGAGGTGGAGCAACAATACGTGGCTCATGCTGGAGAAAACGAGTACCTGCTCTCATCCTGTCAGTTTCTGGATGAACAAGGCTTAAATACTCAACTACCTTGCTGATGCTGGACAGTTGGGTAGGGAGGAGAAAATGTAAATAGGTGGAGGAGAGTAGGAGGTACAGAACCCAGGACAGTAttttttgttgagaaaaagACTTGCGCTGATTGGTCAGAAAGAGAGGTTGCTGTAGAAAGGTTTGATGGATAATGTACGGAGATGGAAATGTGTGAAAATCTG encodes:
- the gucy2g gene encoding guanylate cyclase 2G isoform X1, with protein sequence MSHVLLLHLTLCTTAAAMIIHNSSGNGTPNHKLLIAFQAPWNVSFPFSALRLGSAIQIAVEKVNNNPSFLGNYSLDFVYKDTDCNPKESLGEFIHQVWRENVTALFGPACPEEAEVTGLIASTWHIPMFGYVGQSSKLEDGEMYDSYIKIMPPLKRTSEVLVKTLEFFGWSHVAMIGGGLKTNTWDKVDTLWKTVENPLRTHFKLTAELKFDTSNPDLLYQNIKYISTVARVIVVLTNREDSMALLLEAERQGLMNGDYVFFLMQHFEDNWWKTALSSRVNQDGIKAFDMTFVIGQKSYEGYEYYDFFRQVFQRLKGHPFWSNLTSESEVSPYSAYLHDAVLLYVIGLKEVLKEGKDPHDGRQLLEKLKIRDKIRFHGASGLVHFDEEGERCMDYSIYDLQLVEGGNMFVPILNFESQTKSVRPTSMFASVIWPKGKPPSDIPECGFNDELCEWLANEIALLAVLVTFPLIGVVAVLWIGVLMLQKFQLQTRLDDSNWWIINYGDITIIREPSGNQGVSQSSTGSHSGSSSCQSTFSSHSYDLRDKTGREHIYTTIGLYQGNQVAIKYTKNPINCNFQKPSVIAEFNLMKEMKHENLVQFFGVCIEPPNICLVIQYCKKGSLKDIFGSSDVDLEWMFKLSFAYDIVNGMDFIHNSTLKSHGNLKPSTCLVDSRLQIKLSGFGLWEFKYGGKNKLGPMENPDYEDLYWTAPELLRQIGLPCNGTPKGDVYSFAIIMWELMYNSKGGPYQDINLDPKEIIMQLRTPFQGEPLRPVLCEQLCDEKVNALLKVCWSENPDHRPPFGSIRRRLKDISPESHVNILDNMVDKLEKYANHLEEVVEERTNQLTAEKARADKLLSSMLPKYIADQLMAGKSVEPQSYDMVTIFFSDIVGFTSMCSSSSAMEVVTFLNELYSLFDGIIKMYDVYKVETIGDAYMVASGLPISNDTKHALEISMMALHFLGAIQVFRIPHKPDEILAIRIGIHSGPVVAGVVGTTMPRYCLFGDTVNTASRMESNSLPLRIHISQSTADILVQAGSFELKERGDIEMKGKGVQKTYWLLNKAGFNPTLNSLSSLQSDSLKVQMEKQVMRSAVARSQLIQPKSSMTTVHV
- the gucy2g gene encoding guanylate cyclase 2G isoform X2, which gives rise to MSHVLLLHLTLCTTAAAMIIHNSSGNGTPNHKLLIAFQAPWNVSFPFSALRLGSAIQIAVEKVNNNPSFLGNYSLDFVYKDTDCNPKESLGEFIHQVWRENVTALFGPACPEEAEVTGLIASTWHIPMFGYVGQSSKLEDGEMYDSYIKIMPPLKRTSEVLVKTLEFFGWSHVAMIGGGLKTNTWDKVDTLWKTVENPLRTHFKLTAELKFDTSNPDLLYQNIKYISTVARVIVVLTNREDSMALLLEAERQGLMNGDYVFFLMQHFEDNWWKTALSSRVNQDGIKAFDMTFVIGQKSYEGYEYYDFFRQVFQRLKGHPFWSNLTSESEVSPYSAYLHDAVLLYVIGLKEVLKEGKDPHDGRQLLEKLKIRDKIRFHGASGLVHFDEEGERCMDYSIYDLQLVEGGNMFVPILNFESQTKSVRPTSMFASVIWPKGKPPSDIPECGFNDELCEWLANEIALLAVLVTFPLIGVVAVLWIGVLMLQKFQLQTRLDDSNWWIINYGDITIIREPSGNQGVSQSSTGSHSGSSSCQSTFSSHSYDLRDKTGREHIYTTIGLYQGNQVAIKYTKNPINCNFQKPSVIAEFNLMKEMKHENLVQFFGVCIEPPNICLVIQYCKKGSLKDIFGSSDVDLEWMFKLSFAYDIVNGMDFIHNSTLKSHGNLKPSTCLVDSRLQIKLSGFGLWEFKYGGKNKLGPMENPDYEAPELLRQIGLPCNGTPKGDVYSFAIIMWELMYNSKGGPYQDINLDPKEIIMQLRTPFQGEPLRPVLCEQLCDEKVNALLKVCWSENPDHRPPFGSIRRRLKDISPESHVNILDNMVDKLEKYANHLEEVVEERTNQLTAEKARADKLLSSMLPKYIADQLMAGKSVEPQSYDMVTIFFSDIVGFTSMCSSSSAMEVVTFLNELYSLFDGIIKMYDVYKVETIGDAYMVASGLPISNDTKHALEISMMALHFLGAIQVFRIPHKPDEILAIRIGIHSGPVVAGVVGTTMPRYCLFGDTVNTASRMESNSLPLRIHISQSTADILVQAGSFELKERGDIEMKGKGVQKTYWLLNKAGFNPTLNSLSSLQSDSLKVQMEKQVMRSAVARSQLIQPKSSMTTVHV